TTCTCGGGGAGGTCATTCATTCGCTCATCAACAGAATCCTTGCAGCCAAGCGGAAACGATAAATCATCCATTGTACTGGATATCATCTGAATCTACAGGGGGATTCCTCTCTGGGGTTGTGGGTCCTCGAATTACTTGTTCCCGTCATCAAAACCATATGATAAAATCGTATATTTTTAAATTCTACTGAACTACTGTGCTAAAGTCAAGGCAGGAAATGCGAAGCTGAATAAAAAATTCGACAACTTTCAACTTTTGAGCTTTAACTTCAACCGTTACAAAAAAAATGACCTGCAGCCGAATGCTGCAGGTCCATCATCATATATTATTAAAAAGGGGGTCATGCCATTATTATAAACACGCTATATTAAGGAAACATGTATGTAATATTACGATTATATTACATTCATGAAAGCGGTTTATTTTAATAGATTGTTATTCATCGAATTGCTCAACAAATGCCCCTTTACCCCGAAGCGTTTCCACAACCTCATTATAATTCTCTTCTGCGACACTTAGGTCCATCACATAACGAAGTTCACTTAAATCCCCATCTTCGAGTTCCCCATCCGCTACACCCGCACTAACCTGATCTTCATCCACACTATAATGGGTTTCAGGTTCATCCCGAGTTTCGGATGCGACAACACCAGAAACCAGCATAGCTCCAGCTGCCGGTGTGCTACCCGTTCCAAGCGTTCCTACTGTACCTGCTGCCATAGTTGTATTACTAAATGGCGCGATAGGAAACAGAATTCTACGATCTTCCCCAATAGGGTCCGTGAGTGGCCAAACCTCCAAGCCATCCACCTTGTAACTAATCAACGCTGTTTTTGCGCCTTCCGCTTCATTTTCCGTTCTGAAATATGCCTGGATTTTTCTGGTCATCGCCATTACCTCCTTGGATTATAAGTCTCATTGTTATTAATTGTTTATTTCAGGACCTTCAATATTTCACGAACAAATGCAGGCTCATCTTTCTTGTGGTCTATTACCCTTATCACGATGATTTCTAACCTCTAGTTAGAAAATACACTTCGTTAACAACATCGAAAAAGCCGCCTCTACCACCCATTTCAGGTACGCGGCAAGAGATTACGGCTTCTTCCTTTGATTACTTGGGGTTCAATCTCGTCTTCCGACTTTTTGGCTAACGCACAGGCTTCCAAAGGGCTCCCAGTCGCTAGTGCCGGGATACTTCTCCATACCCACGCCTTCTGTGATTGTCTCATTGCCTAAGCTCCTTGCATCGTGCGTGATATCTATCTGCATTTAGTTTATCCAGCTCAAAGAGGCTCTATCCGCACAAGATTCTTACTCACAGCTCAACCAAGCATAAGGATAATGTATAACGTGAGACTTATACGTTCATGTATTAAAAAAGATGTCGAAAGTTAGCTCCGGCCAGAGCAATTTTCGACATCCTCTATTTCGTTAACTACGGCTATCCAGAATGAGAGTGACTGGACCCCAATTGGTCAGCGACACATCCATCATCGCTCCAAATACGCCCGTCTCCACCTGAAGGCCTCCCGCTCTAAGCTCTTGGTTAAAATAATCATAAAGTCGCTCGGCCTCCGCAGGAGCTGCTGCTCCCATGAAATTCGGCCGTCTTCCCTTACGGCAATCCCCATATAAAGTAAACTGTGACACCGAAAGAATAGCTCCCTCAGAATCTGTGACACTATAGTTCATTTTACCAGCATCATCTTCAAAAATACGCAATCCAGCTATTTTATCCGCCAAATATTTGGCATCCTTCTCTGTATCTTCATGCGTAACGCCAACAAGCAGCATCAAGCCTTTCCCAATCTCTCCGGTCACTGTCTCATCCACGGTTACTTTGGCGTCCTTACAACGCTGTACTACAACTCTCATCGCACTACTCCGCTCCTTGCCTTATTGCATGATCCGATTCACTGTATATACATCCTTGACTCGTTTCACTTTATCTACAACGGATTGCAGATGCTCCGTGTTACGGATCAGAATGGTCATATGAATCATGGCCATCTTATTCTTGTCAGAGCGCCCAGTGACCGCAGAAATGTTCGTTTTACTCTCGGATACCGCCTGCAGCACTTCATTGAGTAGTCCATTACGATCATGACCTGTAATCTCAATATCCACACTGTAGTTTGCTTCCATCGTACCTTCCCATTCCACTTCAATCACCCTTGCAGCTTCTTCTCCGTCCCCTTCACCTGGAATGTTAGGACAATCCTGACGATGCACAGATACGCCCCGGCCCCGTGTAACATACCCTACAATGTCGTCACCCGGCACCGGATTACAACATCGTGCAAAACGGACAAGCAAATTTTCAATTCCTTTTACACTAACACCATTGGTAGGTTGATTACGTTTCTCGCCGGCAGACTTGATCTCCTTCATCTCTGAAGTGAGTTCTAAATGATTAGCGGCTTCTTCCTGCTCCTTGCGCAACTTCTCCGTCAAACGGGAAGCAATCTGCGAAGCGGTAATCCCACCAAACCCAACAGCAGATAACATATCCTCAACATCATTAAATGCGAATTTCTTCGCGGCTTCTAATAATTTCTCATCGGAAATCCACTCGGAAACCTCGACATTCAGACGCTTCAGCTCACGTTCAATCGCTTCGCGACCTTTTTCGACATTTTCCTCACGTTTTTCTTTTTTGAACCATTGCTTAATTTTACTTCGCGCATGGGAGGATTGGGCAATCTTGAGCCAGTCGCGGCTTGGTCCGTAAGAATGCTTCGACGTCAGAATCTCTACAATATCGCCCGTCTTCAGCTTGTGATCCAGCGGTACGATCCGCCCGTTCACCTTAGAACCAATCGTGCGATTACCCACTTCCGTATGAATACGGAAAGCGAAATCAAGTGGAACAGAGCCCGCAGGAAGCTCAATAACTTCACCTTTAGGCGTAAACACGAACACGAGGTCCGAGAAAAAATCCATTTTGAGTGATTTTACGAACTCTTCGGCATCCTTGGCCTCATGCTGCAGCTCCAATATTTCGCGAAAAAAAGGCATCCGATTCTCCGGATTGACATTATTGCTGGTTCCTTCTTTGTACGCCCAGTGTGCTGCTATCCCGAATTCAGCTGTACGATGCATTTCCCAAGTGCGAATTTGCACTTCGGTTGGCTCTCCGCCAGGACCTACCACTGTAGTATGCAAAGATTGATACATATTGGCTTTGGGCATAGCTATATAATCTTTGAATCGGCCTGGCATTGGCTTCCAAAGGGTATGAATAATTCCGAGGGTTGCATAACAATCCTTGATATTATCCACAATGATGCGGATGGCCAGCAGGTCATAGATCTCATTAAACTGTTTGTTTTTCGTACTCATTTTGTTATAGACACTGTAGATATGCTTCGGACGACCCGAAAGGTCGCCTTCAATGCCCATTTCATCCAGCTTGGCACGAATACGGCCAATTACACTGTCGATAAATTGCTCACGTTCTGCCCGCTTCTTATGTACCAGATTAGCAATGCGATAATACTGCTGCGGATTCAAGTAACGAAGCGCAATATCCTCCATCTCCCATTTGATCGCGGAAATCCCCAACCGGTCGGCGACAGGACAGAAAATCTCCAACGTCTCATAGGAAATACGACGCTGGCTTTCTTCAGATTGGTACTTTAGTGTTCGCATATTATGCAGGCGATCCGCTAGTTTAATAACAATGACCCGAATATCCTGAGCCATTGCAATAAACATCTTACGGTAATTCTCATTCTGCTGCTCTTCCTTTGAGCGAAAACGGATGCGTTCCAGCTTGGTTAAGCCGTCGACAAGCATCGCGCAGGTATCGCCAAATTTCGCGCGGATTTGTTCCAATGAGACCGTCGTATCTTCCACAACATCATGCAAAAGCGCCGCAACAATAGATATAACATCCATTTGCATATTGACGACAATATCTGCCACCGCCAGCGGATGCAGAATGTATGGCTCCCCCGACTTGCGGATCTGCCCGTGATGAGCCTGATCGGCAAATTCATAAGCTTCCCGGATGCGGAGAAGATCTTTATCTTTTATATAGGCGCCAGCCTTATCAATTAATCGCTCTATGCCCATTCTCGTCGTATCCGTTTCCTTTCTATAATAAAATGAACCCGCAATAGTTCTAGAATCTGCAGGTTCCAATCATTTCGCAAGCAACTTACGCTCTTGTTCAAAGTTGTCTATAATTATGACGCTTACGAAGGATTACGTCAACACTTGCCATCTCATGGTATTTCATAAGTAAAAGTTATGAAAATCGGACAAATTAATAACACTTGTGAAAATGTTGTTGTAAAAATGTCCAGTTCTATTTAATCTAGTAAAGGCGGATTTTCGCTGAACAACATAATATCCGATAAGAAAGAGGAGTGAACTCCATTGCAACGCGAAATTCAAGTTAATGAAAAACTTCCATGGGGCCCGGGTTTTCTATTAAGCCTTCAGCATTTGTTTGCCATGTTTGGCAGTACAGTACTAGTACCTAACTTATTCGGGGTCGACCCTGGCATGATCTTGCTGATGAATGGTGTCGGCACGCTACTGTACATCTGGATTTGCCGTGGTAAAATCCCTGCGTACCTTGGCTCCAGCTTTGCATTCATCGCACCAGTTTTGTCAGTGCTTGCCGATCATAAAGATGATCATATGAAGGGATACTCGCTTGCTTTAGGTGCTTTTATCATCACGGGTATTATCTTTGTGCTCGTAGCATTGATCATCCGTTATGCAGGAACAAAATGGATTGATGTTGTCTTCCCTCCAGCAGTAATGGGTGCTATCGTTGCAACGATCGGACTTGAACTTGTGCCTGTTGCCGCGCGGATGGCAGGACTTATTGCTCCTGAAGGTGTTGCAGTTGCAGACTGGACTCCAGACGGCAAAGCGATCACGCTTTCTATGGTGACACTGGGTGTAACCGTAATTGGAGCTGTACTCTTCCGCGGTTTCCCAAAAATCATTCACATCCTCATCGGTATCGTCACTGGTTATGGTTTAGCTTATATTATGAAAATGGTGGATACCGCGGCTATATCCAATGCGAAATTTTTAGCACACCCTACCATTGTTACTCCTTCTTTTGATTGGAATGTAATCCTGACTATCATCCCAGTATCGCTAGTAGTAATCGTTGAACATATTGGACACTTACTTGTAACTAGCAATATTGTCGGCAGGGATCTGGCAAAAGATCCTGGGCTTGATCGCTCCCTGATGGGTAACGGGATATCTACAATTATCTCCGGTTTTATCGGTTCTACTCCAAATACTACCTACGGTGAGAATATCGGGGTTATGGCGTTAACTAAAGTTTATTCTGTATATGTGATCGGTGGCGCAGCAGTGATTGCAATTTTGCTTTCGTTCTCCGGTACCTTCTCCTCCGTTATCGCTAACATCCCTACACCTGTAATGGGTGGTGTATCACTGCTGTTGTTCGGTGTAATTGCCGCATCCGGCCTACGTATCTTCGTTGAGCAAAAAGTTGATTTTTCCAAGGCTACTAACATGATCATGGCTACCTTAGTGCTCGTTGTCGGAATTAGTGGTACAACCCTCACTATGGGCAACATTAAGCTAAGCGGTATGGCACTAGCTACGATTGTTGGTATCGTTCTAGCCTTGTTCTTCAAACTCATTGAAGTTCTTGGGCTGTCCAATGAAGATGGAGAAAGCGATAAAGCAGCTCACTAATTTGTTTTAGAAGTTCAAAAGGCTGCTCCAGATCCATTTATGGATTGGGCAGTCTTTTTTATTAGGATTCTCCATCCGCTAAGCATTCTTCAGGTCAGAAATGCAAAACAGCAACTCTCCGCCAATAGTGACAGAGAATTGCTGTTGTTTGCACTTTTCAACATAAATCGATACATAAATCCCCATTTATTTCCCGGGAAAAGACACGCTTATCGTATTAATCTTCGTAGTTAACCAGAGTAATAACTTCAATTCCGGATAGCTTATTACGTCCAGCAAGCTCAACCAATTCAATCAGAAAAGCTGCGCCTACGACTTTACCGCCAAGCTGTTCCACAAGGTTAACCGAAGTAGCTATAGTGCCTCCTGTTGCTAACAAATCATCAGCAATCAATACATTTTGTCCAGGCTTAATGGCATCCGTGTGAACAGCAAGTGTGTCCTTACCATATTCAAGATCATACCCAACCTCGATCGTCTCATATGGCAGTTTTCCGCTCTTACGAATCGGTACAAAACCTACTCCCAAAGCATAAGCAAGAGGTGCGCCAACTACAAAACCACGTGCTTCCGGTCCAGCAATTACGTCAATTTCTAAGTGCGATACGAGAGATTTCAGTGCATCAATCGCCTGGCGATAAGCATCACCGTCTTTGAGCAAAGTGGTGATATCTTTAAAACTAATACCCTCTTTTGGGAAATCAGGAATCACGCGAATACTATCTTTAAAATCCATATTTTTCATCTCCTAAAAGTTTTGTTAGCGTATGCTTCAGTGAATTCGGATCGACAAAACTTGCTTCGTAAGCTACCTCATACCTGGATAATTACGATACGCCTAAACGGCGCGATAACATCCAGTCCTGTAACTCAGACAAGCTACCCTCCATGAAGTACTGCTCCATTTCCGCCATCTGCCCCAGTCTGACAAAATGACGTGATGCTGTAAGGCTCTTAGCTGCGGGCTGCGTAATGAAGGTCACACTTCCCTGACTTCTTTCGATAAAATCAAGCTCCTCGAACACATCCAGCATTTTACTAAGCATACGAATACTTAACGAGGATTGTCGGCTTAGCCGCAGCAGCACTTCATGCTCAGGCGTTGCAACAGAAGTGATCGAAGCCAGCAGTTTATAAAGTATTTTAAAATGATCCCGTGTCGGAATAATAAGCCGTTCCCGGCCATCCTTTATAGAATGCAATAGCGCAATATTATCAGCATTAGGAAAAGCCTTTAGTACCGCATCAAGTTGTTCAGGAGTCTCCGGCATATCCAATAGACATAACAGAGAGACATGTCCTGATTCCTGAAGCAAGTCATCCTTATTAGCGGCGCTGATGCCATCAACGTTATCATATACCCAGAAGGACATTCCTATCAATTCACTCTGTAGAGACATACGTCCACTCTGAAACACTGCTGCGGCACGGTATGGACTGACACCGCTATAGGGAAGCAGCAACTCTCTAATATGCGTAGCTTGCCGTACGGCGTCAGCAGCACCACGAAGATCAAACAACTGAGCATCTGGTACAGATAAATCCTGTAGCATCAACTGTGGTTTCCGCGAGCCATTCCACTCGTTGATCGACAATTCAGCCAACACATTGATCGTGGTGCCCACAGGGAGCAGCTTAGCCATATCCCCTTTACCAAAAGCTAAGGCTTCAATCGTGCTCTTACCCTGCTGCAATACGATCTTCAAGTGTTTTCCTTCTTGCCCCATGGTACGTGTCTCTTTCACTGTAGCCCCGCGAATGATAAACTTTGGCAATGGATTTGACATCCCGAAAGGCGCAAGCCTTTCTAGTTCAATCGCGGTCTGAAGGGACAAATCAGAGATCGACACTTCTGCATCAGCAGAAGTAACAGGAACGAAATGCTCCGGTGTCAGCACACCTGCGGCGTATTCATTTAATGCCGCAGCGAAGGCTTCTAAACCATCCCGATGCAGACTCATTCCCGCGGCAGCCGGATGACCGCCGAAATGATCCATTAAGTTAGAACAAGAGGATAAAGCCGCATATATATCAAGCCCAGGAATGGAGCGGGCAGAGCCCTTGCACATTCCGGTCTCTGGATGAATATCCAGAATGATCACCGGTCGATAGTAACGCTCTAGCAGTTTGGAAGCCACTATACCTACCACACCCACATTCCAGCCTTGTTCAGCAAGGACAATGATGTCTGGGATCTCTCCGCCGCGCGTCATCTGCTCCAGTTTTGCAGTCGCCTCTACTACAATTCTTTCTACGACCAATTGGCGTTCTTTATTAAGCAGATCAAGTTCCCCAGACAGTTGCTCTGCCTCATCAGCGTGTTCGGTTGTAAGCAAAGCCACAGCCCGGCCAGCATGATCCAAACGACCACTGGCATTGATACGAGGTGCCATACCAAAGGCGATATTAACCGCACTCACAGTACTCATGGTCACCCCGCTGACACCGAGTAAAGCACGAATACCAGAGAATCGAGAATTTCGCATACTGGCTAAACCGTTTCGAACAATCTCGCGATTCTCACCCAGCAGCGGCATTAAATCCGCTACAGTACCGATTGCAGCTATTTCTGCCCATTCCTTGGGAGTCTCCTCCCCCAACATAGCCTGGGCAAGCTTATAAGCTACACCTACACCGGCCAATCCTTTAAACGGGTAAGGGCAGTCGGGTAGCTTGGGATTAATCAGCGTATAAGCCTCTGGCAGAAGCTCTGGTGGCTCATGGTGATCCGTTACGATCACATCGATTCCCAGTTCATTAGCGTAGGCAATCTGATGATAGGCGCTAATGCCAGTATCCACAGTAATGATCAAGGATACACCCTGCTGTAGAGCCCAATCCAATGCATGATTATGCAGCCCGTAGCCCTCGTTAGAACGGTGCGGGATATAAATATCAAAGGAAGCGCCCAAGTAACGCAGCAAATGAATCATTAGTGCTGTACTAGACACACCATCGGCATCGTAATCACCGTAAATAAGCATATGTTCTTCTTCTTTTAAAGCCTTTCTAATTCTAGGAACCGCTTCGGCCATTCCTTTTAGAAGGAACGGATCATGCGGAGCTTCCACACCGCCATCCATGAATGATAGAGCCTCATGTGGCGTATTCATTCCTCTAGTCACTAATAGTGAGGATAAGAGCGGAGAAATAGAAAGGCTCCGGGCCATATCCCTTACGATGTCGGGATCGGCTGCCGGAGATTGCCATCTTGTTTTTGAATAAAGCAATAGAGTTCACCTTTCTCTCACCTTGCGAACTACTGAAGCAACGTTGGAATATCATTATCCACCAATTCATAATTACTTTTGTATGGATAACCGGGATCATAAGGAACTACGTCCATATGCACCTCACCAACATGAACAAACCGGTGCTGTAGCAGCTTTCTTGCGCATTCCGAAATATCCTGTGCTTCCATCACCGTAATACGCGGATTTACACTGATCTTAATTTGCAGATTCACAAAATTGCCTTGCTCAAGCGCCTTCAAATGTTCTACACGAATAACTCCGTGAACACGTTGTACGGTTTCAATAAAATTAGCTGCCTCTTCAGAAGGAAGCTCCTGCGCATTCTTACCACTGACAGTACTAACAATGAGTATATAGCCTTTACGAAGAATTAAGCATCCTGTTAAAAGTGCGGCAATAGGGTCCATATAGAGTAGAGGATGCCAATAGGTACCACCCATTGATAACGATATCCCAACTAATACTGTGATAGAAGTATACAAACTGAAACGATGACTATTGGCATAAGCAGCATGACTGCCATCACCTATTTTTTTAAAGTACCGATATTGATATTGAAATACAGCTTCTTTAAATACAATAGATAGTAAGACAGTTACAAGTGCGAGTTCTCCGTGAGTTGATGACTGTCCCTCAGTTAAGTCTCGGATTGCAGAGAAGGCGATCTGCAGCCCCCCCATAAGAATCAATACCGAAAAAAGTATTGCTAGAAGCGGTTCCTTATTGCCCCGCCGGTCTTCCATCCGGTGCTTGCTCTTTCTGCCCTGTTCAGAGCGCCACGGAAGAATATCCGCCAGTTTGGCCGCAGCATCTGCTCCGGAATATAAAGCATCGCCCATTAATGCCTTGCTACCTGAAATATAGCCAAAACTCCCCTTAGCTACTGCCAAAGTAACATCGCTGATGATCCCTGTCCAAGCAACCGTCTTGCTTTGCGGTGATCGTTCTTTATTCATACGAGGCCCTCCTTACCACTAGCAAGTAATCTCATGATGATACAATACACATGACATACAACCCCAAAGATTTCGAAAGCCGCGTCGCATTTGACGCGGCTTTCTTAAAATATAAGAAAATTATAAATTTGATGCTTTTTTTATTAAAGTACAGCCATGTTGTTGCTCTTGAGACATTAACCTTTAGCCGAACTGCTCTTTACCTTAGTCTTCTCACGCTTCTTAAGCAGTAGCCAGAGCGGACTTGCAATAAAGATAGAGGAGTAAGCTCCAAATAGCAATCCGATAACCATTGCAAGCGAGAACATCTTGATGGACTCGCCTCCAAGAATTAATAGGAAGAACGCCGCAATAAACACGGTAAATGCTGTGTAGAGAGAACGCATAAGTGTTTGAGCCACACTCTTATTCACAAGTTCTTTCAAATCTTCATAAGTTTTCTGTTTACCGAAACGTAAATTCTCACGGATACGGTCAAAGATAACGATCGTATCATTGATGGAATAACCGATAATCGTAAGTACCGCTATAATAAACGTCAAATCCACTTCCAAACGGAAGATGGAGAAGATCGCAACGACCATAAAGGCATCATGGATCAGTGAAACAATAGCTGCCAATGCAAACCGCCATTCAAAACGAATACTTACATAAATGATAATCCCTAGACAAGAAATGAGAACCGAATAGATCGCATTACGTGCAAGTTCTTTAGACATTTCAGTATCCACGGTGTTAATCTCGAACGATGCCTTATCGTCCAACTTCAAGATCTCAGCTTTTAGAGCTCCATCTTGTTGATCATCAAGCACTTGATCATAACGGATGTTGACCCGTTCACTTCCTAACGTAATGCTTGGCTCACTTGAAATCCCAGTTTTTTCAACTGCTGAATTAACCTCTTCCAATGTCAAATTCTTAGACAGAGAGATATCAACATTAGATCCCGCTTTGAAATCAACGCTGTAATTCAATCCAAATGTTGCTAGGAAAATCAAACCTGCTACTGTAAGGGCGACGGAAAAAATATAGAAAAATTTACTTAAATGTACGAAATCAAGCTCTTTCTTAAAGCGCACGAATATCACTCTCCTTAACACCGAAACTCTTCGGTTTGTTCAGCTTACCGGCTTTAACAAGCTGGCTAAGCAACCAGTGGGAGAAATAAAGATTCGTGGCGATACTCAGTACGATTTCCACGATCAGCACCAATGCGAAGCCTTTGACTGCACCTGTACCAAAGGCGAACATGACACCTGCCACAATAACAGTTGTGATATTGGAGTCCATTACTGTCCGGAAAGAGGATTTATTACCTGCTTTAACGGAGGAAAGTACACTTTTACCACTGCGCATTTCTTCCCTTATCCGTTCATTTGTAATGATATTGGCATCGACCGCCATCCCTATACCCAGAATAAATGCGGCTATACCAGGCAACGTCAATGTGAAGTCTGCAAAGACAAAGACCACAATTAGCAGCCATGTATGCAAGATCAGTGCAAAACTAGCCAAGAGACCTGGCAAGCGATACATACCGATCATGAAGATAAGGATAATCAAAGAACCCAGAAGTCCTGCTTTGATTGTTTGATCAAGCGATTGTTTACCAAGCGTTGCACCCACACTTTGGGAGTATTTCTCAGTAAGTTTCAGTGGCAACGCACCCAGATTAATGGTGTCTGCCAGCTCGCGTGCTTCCTTAATTGTATAACTACCGGAAATAGACGCACTGCCGTCGGTAAGTACTGCTTGTACCGTTGGGTCAGATAGTTTGTTCTCATCCAAATAAATTGCGAGATTCTTTCCTAAGAGACGCTTAGTAATCTCTGCAAATTTATCCTTGTCCTTTATTTTGATGCTGATGATCGGCTGACTCAGGTTATCCCGTCCAACCTCTGCCGCACCTTCAACAAAATCACTACCTACCAGTTCGATCTTGCTGTAAGTACCTTCAGGATCACCTTCAGCAGCACTACGGAAAGTCAGAACTGCAGGCTCCTTCATCTTCTTGCGAACCTCGGCTTCATCAGTAACGCCCGCAATTTTCAAACGAATACGGTCAGTACCTTCAGTTGTAACCTCTGGTTCACTGGTTCCGAGCGCATTGGCCCGTTTTTCCAAACTTTCTGCTGTTTTCAACAGTGAAGCTCGGGACAACTCTGCTCCCGCTTCCATAGGCTCTGCATGGTACAAAATCTCAAATCCGCCTTTCAGGTCAAGACCAAGTCTAACCTTGTCCAGCAGTCCAGG
The window above is part of the Paenibacillus sp. FSL K6-0276 genome. Proteins encoded here:
- the secD gene encoding protein translocase subunit SecD, translated to MKRLMGFIITVLVLTGVMVFTTPGLLDKVRLGLDLKGGFEILYHAEPMEAGAELSRASLLKTAESLEKRANALGTSEPEVTTEGTDRIRLKIAGVTDEAEVRKKMKEPAVLTFRSAAEGDPEGTYSKIELVGSDFVEGAAEVGRDNLSQPIISIKIKDKDKFAEITKRLLGKNLAIYLDENKLSDPTVQAVLTDGSASISGSYTIKEARELADTINLGALPLKLTEKYSQSVGATLGKQSLDQTIKAGLLGSLIILIFMIGMYRLPGLLASFALILHTWLLIVVFVFADFTLTLPGIAAFILGIGMAVDANIITNERIREEMRSGKSVLSSVKAGNKSSFRTVMDSNITTVIVAGVMFAFGTGAVKGFALVLIVEIVLSIATNLYFSHWLLSQLVKAGKLNKPKSFGVKESDIRAL